One Ictalurus furcatus strain D&B chromosome 25, Billie_1.0, whole genome shotgun sequence DNA window includes the following coding sequences:
- the crip2l gene encoding cysteine-rich protein 2-like isoform X1 → MYIVYNVCVFHSTAEKVSSLGKDWHKFCLKCERCSKTLTPGGHAEHDGKPYCHKPCYAALYGPKGVNIGGAGSYVYETPVTETQTTSTPPRAEERKTAAPPRGPVKGENLREPINLGSSTAIVCMIINKKILRINMIIFISFCPAASFSSFSGEPNICPRCNKTVYFAEKVMSLGKYWHRPCLRCERCSKTLAPGGHAEHDGQPYCHKPCYAVLFGPKGVNTGGMGSYIYEEPNAEPQP, encoded by the exons atgtatatagtgtataatgtgtgtgtgtttcattccaCAGCAGAGAAAGTGAGCTCTCTGGGAAAAGACTGGCACAAATTCTGTCTAAAGTGTGAACGCTGCAGTAAAACACTGACTCCTGGAGGACACGCCGAG catgATGGGAAACCGTACTGCCATAAACCCTGCTACGCTGCACTGTACGGAcccaaag gtgtgaatATTGGTGGTGCTGGATCATATGTGTATGAAACACCGGTGACTGAGACACAGACCACCTCCACACCACCCAGAGCTGAGGAGAGGAAAACTGCAGCGCCACCTAGAGGCCCAGTGAAGGGTGAGAACCTCAGAGAACCAATAAACCTGGGTTCTAGTACTGCAATAGTCTgcatgattataaataaaaaaatattgaggATTaacatgattatttttatttccttctgTCCAGCTGCCAGTTTCTCGTCGTTCTCTGGAGAACCGAATATCTGTCCCCGCTGCAACAAAACCGTCTACTTCg cggaGAAGGTGATGTCCCTGGGTAAGTATTGGCACAGGCCGTGTCTGCGCTGTGAGAGGTGCAGTAAGACGCTTGCTCCAGGAGGTCACGCTGAG CATGATGGCCAGCCGTACTGCCATAAACCCTGCTACGCTGTCTTGTTTGGACctaaag gtgtgaACACTGGAGGGATGGGCAGCTACATCTATGAAGAGCCAAACGCTGAGCCTCAACCATGa
- the crip2l gene encoding cysteine-rich protein 2-like isoform X2 — protein MYIVYNVCVFHSTAEKVSSLGKDWHKFCLKCERCSKTLTPGGHAEHDGKPYCHKPCYAALYGPKGVNIGGAGSYVYETPVTETQTTSTPPRAEERKTAAPPRGPVKAASFSSFSGEPNICPRCNKTVYFAEKVMSLGKYWHRPCLRCERCSKTLAPGGHAEHDGQPYCHKPCYAVLFGPKGVNTGGMGSYIYEEPNAEPQP, from the exons atgtatatagtgtataatgtgtgtgtgtttcattccaCAGCAGAGAAAGTGAGCTCTCTGGGAAAAGACTGGCACAAATTCTGTCTAAAGTGTGAACGCTGCAGTAAAACACTGACTCCTGGAGGACACGCCGAG catgATGGGAAACCGTACTGCCATAAACCCTGCTACGCTGCACTGTACGGAcccaaag gtgtgaatATTGGTGGTGCTGGATCATATGTGTATGAAACACCGGTGACTGAGACACAGACCACCTCCACACCACCCAGAGCTGAGGAGAGGAAAACTGCAGCGCCACCTAGAGGCCCAGTGAAGG CTGCCAGTTTCTCGTCGTTCTCTGGAGAACCGAATATCTGTCCCCGCTGCAACAAAACCGTCTACTTCg cggaGAAGGTGATGTCCCTGGGTAAGTATTGGCACAGGCCGTGTCTGCGCTGTGAGAGGTGCAGTAAGACGCTTGCTCCAGGAGGTCACGCTGAG CATGATGGCCAGCCGTACTGCCATAAACCCTGCTACGCTGTCTTGTTTGGACctaaag gtgtgaACACTGGAGGGATGGGCAGCTACATCTATGAAGAGCCAAACGCTGAGCCTCAACCATGa
- the ptger2b gene encoding prostaglandin E receptor 2b subtype EP2, translating to MNISEHCEGEQWVREGSPTTSALMFSAGVLGNAVALVLLEVRRRRRKQSARGNSSSCNLFQVLLTSLLVTDLLGTCSVSPLVIAAYARNESLSALGGSQVACQYFGFAMTFFSLVTLALLLCMALERCLSIAVPYFYERRLSVRCGYLALALVYLSGALFCLAPFFGFGEYVQYCPGTWCFVDMSAQQEHNVYKNLYASCLLVMIACIVLCNVCVIYHLVLMYRRCELHRGSARRFRTSAPTRSLSEELEHLVLLAFMTITFLICSLPLVICLYISSPRTNRSLDLTALLLLSMNPILDPWVFILLSPPVPRLLWEALCKVLRPRPLDNKVPLSVSPQTAIELQT from the exons atgaacattTCTGAGCATTGTGAAGGTGAGCAGTGGGTTCGGGAAGGTTCTCCCACCACCTCCGCGCTCATGTTCTCCGCCGGGGTTCTCGGGAACGCCGTTGCGCTCGTGCTGCTGGAGGTCCGGCGCAGGAGGAGGAAGCAGAGTGCGCGAGGTAACTCCTCTTCTTGTAACCTGTTCCAGGTGCTTCTCACCTCGCTGCTCGTCACCGACCTGCTGGGCACGTGCTCGGTCAGCCCGCTGGTGATCGCAGCGTACGCGCGGAACGAGTCTTTGAGCGCGCTGGGCGGAAGCCAGGTCGCGTGCCAGTACTTCGGCTTCGCCATGACTTTCTTCAGTCTCGTGACGCTCGCGCTGTTGCTGTGTATGGCGCTCGAGCGCTGCCTCTCCATCGCCGTGCCATACTTCTACGAGAGACGCCTGAGCGTGCGCTGCGGTTACCTGGCGCTCGCGCTAGTCTACTTGTCGGGCGCGCTCTTCTGCCTCGCGCCGTTCTTTGGTTTCGGTGAATACGTGCAGTACTGTCCCGGCACGTGGTGCTTCGTGGACATGTCCGCGCAGCAGGAGCACAACGTCTACAAGAACCTGTACGCGTCCTGCCTGCTCGTCATGATCGCGTGCATCGTGCTGTGCAACGTCTGCGTCATCTACCACCTCGTGCTCATGTACCGGAGGTGCGAGCTGCACCGGGGCTCCGCGCGCAGGTTCAGAACCTCCGCCCCGACACGCTCGCTCTCGGAGGAGCTCGAGCACCTGGTCCTACTCGCCTTCATGACCATCACCTTCCTCATCTGCTCACTTCCGCTCGTG ATCTGCTTGTATATCAGCTCACCCAGAACGAACCGCAGTCTGGACCTGACGGCTCTCCTGCTGCTCTCCATGAACCCCATCCTTGACCCCTGGGTGTTTATTCTGCTCAGCCCCCCTGTGCCCCGCCTTCTCTGGGAGGCGCTGTGTAAGGTGCTGAGGCCACGCCCCCTGGATAACAAGGTCCCTCTGTCAGTTAGCCCACAGACCGCCATAGAGCTACAGACATAG